A single Longimicrobiaceae bacterium DNA region contains:
- a CDS encoding SGNH/GDSL hydrolase family protein: MVLTLLAALCSATPLRGQEPARDQDAEARARQERLLNDWANLARYREENAALGDPKPGEQRVVFIGNSITEGWARYFDEQFPGKPYIGRGIGGQTTPQMLVRFRQDVIDLKPAVVVILAGTNDIAGNTGPSTPEMIQGNLASMAELARAHGIEVVLSSILPASDYPWRPGLNPGPKIVAINEWLKQYAEENDFVYLDYHSAMVNDELGLSPELARDGVHPTEAGYQIMARLAEEAIAKALAKRAGRSQ; encoded by the coding sequence ATGGTTCTGACTCTCCTCGCGGCGCTCTGCTCGGCGACCCCTCTGAGAGGTCAGGAGCCCGCCCGCGATCAGGACGCGGAAGCCCGCGCACGGCAGGAAAGGCTGCTGAACGACTGGGCGAACCTCGCGCGTTATCGAGAGGAGAACGCGGCTCTGGGGGATCCGAAGCCGGGAGAGCAGCGGGTGGTCTTCATCGGGAACTCGATCACCGAGGGGTGGGCCCGCTACTTCGACGAGCAGTTCCCCGGCAAGCCCTACATCGGACGGGGGATCGGCGGTCAGACCACGCCGCAGATGCTGGTGCGCTTCCGCCAGGACGTGATCGACCTGAAGCCCGCGGTGGTGGTCATTCTCGCGGGGACGAACGACATCGCGGGGAACACGGGCCCATCCACCCCGGAGATGATCCAGGGGAACCTGGCTTCCATGGCGGAGCTTGCCCGTGCCCACGGGATCGAGGTGGTCCTCTCCTCCATCCTGCCCGCCTCCGACTATCCCTGGCGTCCCGGCCTGAACCCCGGCCCGAAGATCGTGGCCATCAACGAGTGGCTGAAGCAGTACGCGGAGGAGAACGACTTCGTCTACCTGGACTACCATTCCGCCATGGTCAACGACGAGCTCGGCCTTTCCCCGGAGCTAGCGCGGGACGGGGTGCACCCGACCGAGGCCGGCTACCAGATCATGGCGCGGCTCGCTGAGGAAGCCATCGCCAAGGCACTCGCCAAGCGCGCAGGTCGGTCGCAGTAA
- a CDS encoding DUF1080 domain-containing protein: protein MSVLRRFTRCFRSAGAGERATRAVGRAVRGCRCAARTGARATAIVTICWSAGLAACAPSVRPPASAPPGFVSLFDGRTLNGWHVSRTSHQGTTPDVRVEDGAIVLRQNPYGQGGVLLTDREYGDFELYLEVLPDRGTNGGIFFRSTESGSAYQIEVEGAGLGGTGNLLGEMLRVTTDARAERLREVWKEGSWNSFRLRVQGEVPRITLWVNETLMWDVVAERNDHVVGAREGHIGLQVHWSSTYSPVPGGSCCERSWRPGAAHRYRNVWIRELP from the coding sequence GTGAGTGTTCTGCGCCGGTTCACCCGTTGCTTCCGTAGCGCCGGCGCGGGCGAACGCGCCACGCGGGCTGTTGGACGAGCGGTCCGGGGCTGTAGATGCGCCGCCCGGACGGGTGCGAGGGCAACCGCGATCGTTACCATCTGCTGGAGCGCCGGCCTCGCCGCGTGCGCTCCGTCGGTCCGCCCGCCTGCGTCGGCCCCGCCGGGATTCGTTTCGCTTTTCGACGGGCGCACCCTGAACGGCTGGCACGTCAGCCGGACCTCTCACCAGGGCACCACCCCCGACGTGCGGGTCGAGGACGGAGCGATTGTCCTGCGGCAGAACCCCTACGGCCAGGGGGGCGTGCTGCTGACGGACCGCGAGTACGGCGATTTCGAGCTGTACCTGGAGGTCCTCCCGGATCGGGGCACCAACGGCGGCATCTTCTTCCGCTCCACGGAGAGCGGCTCGGCGTACCAGATCGAGGTGGAGGGCGCCGGCCTCGGCGGAACCGGCAACCTGCTGGGGGAGATGCTGAGGGTGACCACCGACGCCCGGGCGGAACGGCTGAGGGAGGTGTGGAAGGAGGGGAGCTGGAACTCCTTCCGCCTGCGCGTCCAGGGCGAAGTCCCCAGGATCACCCTCTGGGTGAACGAGACGTTGATGTGGGACGTGGTGGCGGAGCGAAACGACCACGTCGTCGGGGCGCGTGAGGGGCACATCGGGCTGCAGGTGCACTGGAGCAGCACCTACTCGCCGGTGCCTGGTGGAAGCTGCTGCGAGCGCTCGTGGCGCCCGGGCGCGGCGCACCGCTACCGCAACGTCTGGATCCGCGAGCTGCCATGA
- a CDS encoding PQQ-dependent sugar dehydrogenase, which produces MIVIPCFRQSMRALRPFCAALLLPAVLIGCRDRSRVAQAGGEAPEESRFTRTFVAEGLDEPMAMDFDADGRVYVIERTGGLRRIDPETGENVTLGKIPVFTDGEGGLLGILLDRDFERTRRLFLYYTAAGDERIARLSRFNLGPDGMLDPSSEKVLLSWEHDVASHMGGGMAWEPGTGNLLLAVGENSIPTQYTPIHWTEPGGRREDSQRTAANTNDLRGKILRIHPEEDGSYTIPEGNLFPPGTPGTRPEIYTMGNRNPWRISFDSERGSLHWGEIGPDAGRDSAGIGPRGYDEFNVATGPGNFGWPYFIGYNLAYNSYDRETGTYGPPFDPEHPQNLSPNNTGLRDLPPAQPAVLAYPYAVSEEFPQLSSGGRAAVGGPVFRKADFADAPRPFPDYYEGGWFVVDFVRNWIMVLRLNDELTRVVSMERFLPRERYNMPIDMRFSPLGDLYVLEYGAAPSGRLSRISYNAGNRPPVVTLAADRTAGAVPLRVALSTAGTVDPDGDELSFDWELTAPGTASGASPSLRGERPELTLTEPGEYRVRLVGTDPGGASDTASLVILAGNEPPSVDLTITAGNRSFYFVGDTIAYTVDVADQEDGSLSQGGIAAAAVDVTLEFLPSGISGEDLEGIDSVPATVSMRKARAEGIMAGSDCAACHSVDAPLVGPAFGQVAERYREDPQAIPYLTQKIIAGGSGVWGDVPMPAHPGLSTAQARTLAEYVLSLGDEASGPLPIPPRGSVVLDPGEPARPGSAYLLRASYTDQGAPGAAPIREAQTILLRYPRFAPEEADSISEGTSFTPSTNDPGFIINADGAHLGFRGVDLEGIGAIEVGALTRFYTWSHFIGGSMEVRLDAVDGSLIGGPVELVPPPPPAPRGDPGQAAPSAGMVLGADLEPPTRIPIRATTGLHDVYIVFRNPDARETDALMLLRSIEFLRGEPGQ; this is translated from the coding sequence ATGATCGTGATCCCTTGTTTCCGGCAATCGATGCGAGCGCTGCGCCCTTTTTGTGCCGCTCTGCTGTTGCCAGCGGTGCTCATCGGCTGCCGGGATCGTTCGCGTGTGGCCCAAGCCGGCGGCGAAGCGCCGGAAGAGAGCCGCTTCACCCGCACCTTCGTGGCGGAGGGGCTCGACGAGCCGATGGCGATGGATTTCGATGCGGACGGCCGGGTCTACGTCATCGAGCGCACCGGGGGGTTGCGGCGGATCGACCCCGAGACGGGGGAGAACGTCACCCTCGGCAAGATTCCCGTCTTCACGGACGGTGAGGGCGGGTTGCTGGGAATCCTGCTCGACCGCGACTTCGAGCGGACCCGGCGGCTCTTCCTCTACTACACGGCGGCCGGCGACGAGCGCATCGCCCGCCTTTCCCGGTTCAATCTTGGCCCCGACGGAATGCTCGATCCGAGCTCGGAGAAGGTGTTGCTGAGCTGGGAGCACGATGTCGCCTCGCACATGGGCGGGGGGATGGCCTGGGAGCCGGGAACCGGGAATCTCCTGCTGGCAGTCGGCGAGAACTCCATCCCCACCCAGTACACACCCATCCACTGGACGGAGCCGGGCGGGCGCCGCGAGGACTCACAGCGCACCGCCGCCAACACCAACGACCTCAGAGGCAAGATCCTCCGCATCCACCCGGAGGAGGACGGCAGCTACACGATCCCGGAGGGCAACCTATTTCCGCCGGGCACGCCCGGAACTCGTCCGGAGATCTATACCATGGGGAACCGCAATCCGTGGCGGATCTCCTTCGACTCGGAGCGCGGGTCGCTTCACTGGGGCGAGATCGGACCCGACGCTGGGCGCGATTCGGCAGGAATTGGCCCGCGGGGCTACGACGAGTTCAACGTGGCCACCGGACCGGGCAATTTCGGGTGGCCGTACTTCATCGGGTACAACCTCGCCTACAACAGCTACGATCGAGAGACGGGCACCTACGGCCCCCCTTTCGATCCCGAGCATCCGCAGAACCTCTCGCCCAACAATACCGGGCTGCGAGACCTTCCGCCGGCGCAACCGGCGGTTCTCGCTTACCCGTACGCGGTCTCGGAGGAGTTTCCGCAACTCAGCAGCGGCGGACGGGCGGCCGTGGGCGGACCGGTGTTCCGCAAGGCGGACTTCGCCGATGCTCCGCGCCCGTTCCCCGACTACTACGAGGGCGGCTGGTTCGTAGTGGACTTCGTCCGCAACTGGATCATGGTCCTGCGGCTGAACGACGAGCTGACGCGGGTGGTCTCGATGGAGCGCTTCCTGCCCCGGGAGCGCTACAACATGCCCATCGACATGCGCTTCTCGCCGCTGGGCGACCTGTACGTGCTGGAGTACGGGGCGGCTCCGAGCGGTCGACTTTCCCGCATCTCCTACAATGCCGGGAATCGTCCACCGGTCGTGACGCTGGCGGCGGATCGCACGGCGGGCGCCGTTCCGCTGCGGGTGGCGTTGTCCACGGCGGGCACCGTTGACCCCGATGGCGACGAGCTCTCGTTTGACTGGGAGCTGACCGCTCCGGGTACGGCTTCCGGCGCTTCGCCCTCCCTGCGCGGCGAGCGTCCGGAGCTGACCCTCACGGAGCCCGGCGAGTACCGCGTGCGCCTCGTTGGCACGGACCCGGGGGGAGCGAGCGACACCGCCTCGCTGGTGATCCTGGCGGGCAACGAGCCGCCCTCGGTGGACCTGACGATCACCGCCGGGAACCGCAGCTTCTACTTCGTCGGCGATACGATCGCTTACACCGTCGACGTCGCGGACCAGGAGGATGGGTCCCTCAGCCAGGGCGGGATCGCGGCGGCGGCGGTCGACGTGACGCTGGAGTTCCTGCCCTCGGGGATCAGTGGCGAGGATCTCGAAGGGATCGACAGCGTGCCGGCCACGGTATCGATGCGGAAGGCGCGGGCCGAGGGGATCATGGCGGGGAGTGACTGCGCTGCCTGTCACAGCGTGGACGCGCCTCTGGTCGGCCCCGCGTTCGGCCAGGTGGCCGAGCGTTACCGCGAGGATCCCCAGGCGATTCCGTATCTGACGCAGAAGATCATCGCCGGAGGGAGCGGGGTCTGGGGGGATGTGCCCATGCCCGCCCACCCGGGGCTGAGCACGGCGCAGGCTCGAACGCTTGCGGAGTACGTGCTCTCCCTGGGCGACGAAGCCTCGGGGCCGCTGCCAATTCCGCCGAGGGGGTCGGTCGTGCTCGATCCGGGTGAGCCCGCCCGTCCGGGCTCGGCCTACCTCCTGCGCGCGAGCTATACCGATCAGGGTGCGCCCGGTGCGGCGCCGATCCGGGAGGCGCAGACGATCCTGCTCCGCTATCCGCGCTTCGCGCCGGAAGAAGCGGATTCGATATCCGAGGGGACCTCCTTCACACCGTCGACCAACGACCCTGGCTTCATCATCAATGCCGACGGGGCGCACCTTGGTTTCCGCGGGGTCGATCTGGAGGGGATCGGAGCGATCGAGGTCGGGGCGCTGACCCGCTTCTACACCTGGTCGCACTTCATTGGCGGGAGCATGGAGGTGCGGCTCGACGCCGTCGACGGATCGCTCATCGGTGGCCCGGTGGAGCTCGTGCCGCCGCCGCCGCCGGCACCGAGAGGGGATCCGGGGCAGGCTGCGCCGTCCGCGGGGATGGTGCTCGGCGCTGACCTGGAGCCGCCGACCCGCATCCCCATCCGGGCCACGACGGGATTGCACGACGTCTACATCGTCTTCCGCAATCCTGACGCACGGGAAACCGACGCCCTCATGCTGCTCCGTTCGATTGAGTTCCTCAGGGGAGAGCCGGGCCAGTGA
- a CDS encoding mandelate racemase/muconate lactonizing enzyme family protein — MIITNVVPLVLGTPWRNLVFLKLETDEGLTGVSEARSVNRTEAVLAYLAAASGRYVIGSDPFDVERLVHRMFHGDFARVADIAGMGIALVEMACWDLMGKALGQPVYRLLGGAVRDRIKAYANGWYTVERTPEEFHAAAQRVVERGYRALKLDPFGAGFYELERREARLATSLVEAVRDAVGPDVEILIEMHGRFSPAAAASIARQLAPFEPSWIEEPVPPDNADALARAARKIRIPIATGERVHTRYEVRDLLERGCVDVLQTDITQSCGLLEGKKIAAMAEAHYVTFAPHNVGGPLSTAACLHLAACTTNFRIQEHFNDFVDPWVKQAATGPGYPEVVDGYFPIPGGPGLGVELNEDFIREHPMQSYHFDLFREEWHRRQGGAPEAGTPAPRSRGREGV; from the coding sequence ATGATCATCACGAACGTGGTTCCCCTGGTGCTCGGCACCCCCTGGCGAAACCTCGTGTTCCTGAAGCTGGAGACCGACGAAGGCCTCACGGGAGTCTCCGAAGCGCGCAGCGTGAACCGCACCGAAGCGGTGCTCGCCTACCTGGCGGCCGCGAGCGGACGCTACGTGATCGGCAGCGATCCTTTTGACGTGGAGCGGCTCGTTCACCGCATGTTTCACGGGGATTTCGCCCGCGTCGCCGACATCGCCGGAATGGGGATCGCCCTGGTGGAGATGGCCTGCTGGGATCTCATGGGTAAAGCGCTCGGCCAGCCGGTATATCGCCTCCTCGGAGGCGCCGTCCGCGACCGCATCAAGGCCTACGCGAACGGCTGGTATACGGTCGAGAGGACCCCGGAGGAGTTCCACGCGGCAGCCCAGCGCGTGGTGGAGCGGGGCTATCGCGCGCTGAAGCTCGACCCCTTCGGCGCCGGCTTCTACGAGCTGGAGCGCCGGGAGGCGCGGCTGGCGACCTCGCTGGTGGAGGCGGTGCGGGATGCGGTGGGGCCGGACGTGGAGATCCTGATCGAGATGCACGGACGCTTCAGCCCGGCGGCGGCCGCCTCCATTGCCCGCCAGCTCGCCCCCTTCGAGCCGAGCTGGATCGAGGAGCCCGTGCCTCCCGACAACGCCGACGCGCTCGCCAGGGCGGCGAGGAAGATCCGCATCCCTATCGCCACGGGGGAGCGCGTCCACACCCGCTACGAGGTCAGGGACCTGCTCGAGCGGGGCTGCGTGGACGTTTTGCAGACTGACATCACCCAGTCGTGCGGGCTACTGGAGGGGAAGAAGATCGCGGCGATGGCGGAGGCCCACTACGTCACCTTCGCGCCTCATAACGTGGGCGGACCTCTGAGCACCGCCGCCTGCCTGCACCTTGCCGCCTGTACTACCAACTTCCGCATCCAGGAGCACTTCAACGACTTCGTCGATCCGTGGGTGAAGCAGGCGGCCACCGGGCCGGGCTACCCCGAAGTGGTGGACGGCTACTTCCCGATTCCCGGCGGGCCCGGGTTGGGAGTGGAGCTGAACGAGGATTTCATCCGCGAACACCCCATGCAGAGCTATCACTTCGATCTCTTTCGCGAGGAGTGGCACCGGCGCCAGGGCGGCGCTCCAGAGGCGGGGACGCCCGCGCCGCGGTCGAGGGGGCGGGAGGGCGTATGA
- a CDS encoding HEAT repeat domain-containing protein, whose amino-acid sequence MQQVSRKARFGVRAGAGLFLSFLLGTACTGSDAERQGMAPVEEVPPFEASVVTLDSPQAAQAAAAAEQAVNAQVADGLELSLWASEQLIADPIAISIDSLGRAFVTRTSRTDQAEIDIRGHQDWMVESITFTDVEDKRRFYMRELAPERSAENEWLEDYNGDGSRDWRDLTVHKESVYRLEDRNGDGVADFSQKVIEGFNDVISDVAHGILAYDDQLILTLSPDIWRLRDEDGDGVMDTRQSIAHGSGIHIGFGGHGLSSPVIGPDGRLYWKMGDLGLSYTTPEGERLVNTNSGAIIRAEPDGSNMELFATGLRNPQEFAFDKYGNLISVDNDGDHPGESERVVYITQGSDAGWRINWQFGKYVDPDNNTYKVWMDEGLYRPRFEGQAAYITPPIASYHPGPSGFAYNPGTALSDEWDDHFFVTIFPGSPSNARVNGFTLEPKGAGFELGEDKEVVRGVLSVGINFGPDGALYLTDWTNGWAPNDSGRVWKLDTPATANSEIRRQTQQLIAEPFTDRPTNELVQLLEHEDMRVRLKAQFHLVDRGAAEELLAVANESDNQLARIHALWGIGQLSRRDLSHAQKLVPFLQDDDGEIRAQAAKLLGDVRYAEAADQLVALLADPAPRARFFAAEALGRIGYRPAVQPIVQMLAENDGEDVYLRQAGATALARIGDANALAALADHPSRAVRVAAVIALRRMKDPAIARFMQDEDEYVVTEAARAINDDGGIEGALPALAAALEETRFTSEPLLRRAINANLRLGSAEAAQRVADYALRTDAPDSLRAEAVAVLGVWPAPSILDRVDGYHIGAVQRDTSIARDALTRLIEPLFDSGNAVIEVALAEAIGRLGVIEAAPQLLTKAQSGETLEVRIAAIEALQRLGDPRLGDAVRTALTDEETRVRMAALTALTEANLPEDTKVELLTSVVREGGVAEKQAALAALGELEGESAREALTQLVNDLIAGRVDPGIQLDVAEAARATGHQPLIAQLDQYDAERKASGDPLVEYGDALHGGDARAGQRVVFQNPAAQCTRCHSITGNAAGANVGPPLRGVASRLSRQQLLEALVAPSARIAPGFGTEGSPSAMPPMGQILTRREIRDVVEFLSQLQ is encoded by the coding sequence GTGCAGCAAGTCAGCCGCAAGGCACGGTTCGGCGTACGCGCCGGCGCCGGGCTCTTTCTGAGCTTTCTCCTGGGCACTGCCTGTACCGGCTCCGATGCGGAGCGGCAGGGAATGGCCCCGGTCGAGGAGGTCCCACCCTTCGAAGCCTCCGTGGTCACCCTCGATTCCCCCCAGGCCGCGCAGGCGGCCGCCGCAGCGGAACAGGCGGTGAACGCACAGGTGGCCGACGGACTGGAGCTGAGCCTCTGGGCGTCCGAGCAGCTCATTGCCGATCCGATCGCCATCTCCATCGATAGTCTGGGACGAGCCTTCGTGACCCGGACGAGCCGCACGGATCAGGCGGAGATCGATATCCGCGGGCACCAGGACTGGATGGTGGAGTCGATCACCTTCACCGATGTCGAGGACAAGCGCCGGTTCTACATGCGCGAGCTCGCGCCCGAGCGCAGCGCGGAGAACGAGTGGCTCGAGGACTACAACGGCGACGGGTCGCGGGATTGGCGCGATCTCACCGTCCACAAGGAGAGCGTCTACCGCCTCGAGGACCGCAACGGAGACGGCGTCGCCGACTTCTCCCAGAAGGTCATCGAGGGCTTCAACGACGTGATCTCCGACGTCGCGCATGGCATCCTCGCCTACGACGACCAGCTCATCCTCACCCTCTCGCCCGACATCTGGCGCCTGCGCGACGAGGACGGCGACGGGGTGATGGATACCCGACAATCCATCGCCCACGGTTCGGGTATTCACATCGGCTTCGGTGGCCACGGCCTCTCGAGCCCGGTGATCGGCCCGGACGGCAGGCTCTACTGGAAGATGGGCGACCTCGGCCTCAGCTACACCACTCCGGAGGGGGAACGCCTCGTCAACACCAACAGCGGCGCCATCATCCGGGCGGAGCCCGACGGCAGCAACATGGAGCTGTTTGCGACCGGGCTGCGCAACCCGCAGGAGTTCGCCTTCGACAAGTACGGCAACCTCATCTCGGTGGACAATGACGGCGATCACCCGGGTGAGTCGGAGCGGGTGGTCTACATCACCCAGGGCTCCGACGCCGGCTGGCGGATCAACTGGCAGTTCGGTAAGTACGTCGATCCGGACAACAACACCTACAAGGTCTGGATGGACGAGGGGCTGTACCGCCCGCGTTTCGAGGGCCAGGCGGCCTACATCACCCCGCCCATCGCCTCGTATCATCCGGGTCCGTCGGGCTTCGCCTACAACCCGGGTACGGCGCTGAGCGACGAGTGGGATGACCACTTCTTCGTCACCATCTTCCCGGGCTCGCCCAGCAACGCCCGCGTCAACGGCTTCACGCTGGAGCCGAAGGGGGCCGGCTTTGAGCTCGGCGAGGACAAAGAGGTGGTGCGCGGCGTCCTCTCTGTCGGCATCAATTTCGGGCCCGACGGCGCCCTCTATCTGACGGACTGGACCAACGGGTGGGCGCCGAATGACAGCGGCCGCGTCTGGAAGCTGGATACCCCGGCCACCGCGAATTCGGAGATTCGCCGGCAGACGCAGCAGCTCATCGCCGAGCCGTTCACCGACCGGCCAACCAACGAGCTGGTGCAGCTCCTCGAGCACGAGGATATGCGGGTGCGCCTGAAGGCCCAGTTCCACCTGGTGGACCGCGGCGCGGCGGAGGAGCTGCTCGCAGTGGCGAACGAGTCGGACAACCAGCTCGCCCGCATCCACGCCCTGTGGGGCATCGGACAGCTCTCCCGTCGCGATTTGTCGCACGCGCAGAAGCTCGTGCCTTTCCTGCAGGACGACGACGGGGAGATACGGGCCCAGGCGGCCAAGCTGTTGGGAGACGTCCGCTATGCGGAGGCCGCAGACCAGCTCGTCGCCCTGCTCGCCGACCCGGCACCGCGCGCCCGGTTCTTTGCCGCGGAGGCGCTGGGGCGCATCGGTTACCGCCCGGCGGTGCAGCCCATCGTGCAGATGCTCGCCGAGAATGACGGCGAGGACGTCTACCTCCGCCAGGCCGGCGCGACCGCCCTGGCGCGCATCGGTGACGCGAATGCGCTCGCGGCACTGGCGGACCATCCGTCGCGCGCGGTGAGGGTGGCGGCGGTCATCGCCCTGCGGCGGATGAAGGATCCTGCGATCGCCCGCTTCATGCAGGACGAGGATGAGTACGTGGTCACGGAGGCGGCGCGGGCGATCAACGACGACGGCGGCATCGAGGGGGCGCTCCCGGCGCTGGCCGCCGCGCTAGAGGAAACCCGGTTCACCAGCGAGCCGCTCCTGCGGCGGGCGATCAACGCCAACCTGCGGTTGGGCAGCGCCGAGGCCGCCCAGCGCGTCGCCGACTACGCCCTGCGGACAGACGCGCCGGACTCCCTCCGCGCCGAGGCGGTGGCGGTGCTCGGTGTCTGGCCCGCCCCGTCGATCCTCGACCGGGTAGACGGCTATCACATCGGTGCGGTGCAGCGGGACACCTCCATCGCGCGCGATGCCCTCACCCGCCTGATCGAGCCGCTCTTCGATTCCGGCAACGCCGTGATCGAGGTGGCGCTCGCCGAAGCGATCGGCCGCCTGGGGGTGATCGAGGCGGCCCCGCAGCTGCTGACCAAGGCGCAGTCCGGAGAGACACTCGAAGTCCGGATCGCCGCCATCGAGGCGCTGCAGCGGCTGGGAGATCCGCGGCTCGGCGACGCCGTTCGCACGGCGCTGACGGACGAGGAGACGCGCGTCCGGATGGCCGCGCTGACCGCTCTGACCGAGGCGAACCTCCCTGAGGATACCAAGGTGGAGCTGCTCACCTCGGTGGTACGCGAGGGGGGCGTTGCGGAGAAGCAGGCGGCGCTCGCGGCGCTCGGCGAGCTCGAGGGGGAGAGCGCCCGAGAGGCGCTCACACAGCTCGTCAACGATCTGATCGCGGGCCGGGTGGACCCGGGGATCCAGCTCGACGTGGCCGAGGCAGCTCGGGCGACCGGGCACCAGCCCTTGATCGCGCAGTTGGACCAGTACGACGCCGAGCGAAAGGCGAGCGGCGATCCGCTCGTCGAATACGGGGACGCGTTGCACGGCGGGGATGCCCGCGCGGGCCAGCGGGTCGTCTTCCAGAATCCCGCTGCGCAGTGTACCCGTTGCCACAGCATCACCGGCAACGCGGCGGGGGCTAACGTCGGACCCCCGTTGCGCGGGGTGGCCTCCAGGCTGAGCCGGCAGCAGCTGCTCGAGGCGCTCGTTGCTCCGAGTGCGAGGATCGCTCCCGGGTTCGGCACGGAGGGCTCGCCTTCCGCGATGCCTCCGATGGGCCAGATCCTCACCCGGCGCGAGATCCGCGACGTGGTGGAGTTCCTGAGCCAGCTTCAATAG
- a CDS encoding formylglycine-generating enzyme family protein, which translates to MIGRSLLAALFLILLVVANGAGQERVVTNQLGMEFVRIEPGSMVVGRFQPTCAEPDPQADADPRTAWTEQDYRRCREIVNRQASPGFTVTIQEPFYIGRYEVTQDEWRQVMGSNPSFFQGDRIEGGSGRHPVESVTWEEALAFAKRLSELDPEADYRLPTEFEWEYAARAGMDREPSWEEIRASAWIGLVDKGTTQPVGGKAPNAWGLYDMLGNVWEWVADFYNGRVFPDPEPPTEGATHVLRGGSFLSDVKNATWFTHAGGPGNGFDVGLRLVREAH; encoded by the coding sequence ATGATCGGTCGGTCGCTTCTCGCTGCGCTCTTTTTGATTCTCCTGGTCGTCGCGAACGGAGCCGGCCAGGAGCGAGTGGTGACCAACCAGCTCGGCATGGAGTTCGTGCGGATCGAGCCGGGGAGCATGGTCGTTGGGCGCTTTCAACCCACCTGCGCGGAGCCGGACCCGCAGGCGGATGCGGATCCGCGCACCGCGTGGACCGAGCAGGACTATCGCCGTTGTCGGGAGATCGTGAACCGTCAGGCATCGCCAGGATTCACGGTAACGATCCAGGAGCCTTTCTACATCGGCCGCTATGAAGTGACGCAGGACGAGTGGCGGCAGGTGATGGGGTCGAATCCCTCCTTCTTCCAGGGCGATCGGATAGAGGGAGGCTCCGGCAGGCACCCGGTGGAGAGCGTGACCTGGGAGGAGGCGCTCGCCTTCGCCAAGCGCCTCAGCGAGCTCGATCCCGAGGCCGACTACCGGCTTCCCACCGAATTCGAGTGGGAATACGCGGCCCGCGCCGGGATGGATCGCGAGCCAAGCTGGGAGGAGATCCGGGCGAGTGCCTGGATCGGCCTGGTCGACAAGGGGACTACGCAACCGGTGGGCGGGAAGGCACCGAATGCCTGGGGGCTGTACGACATGCTCGGCAACGTCTGGGAATGGGTGGCGGACTTCTACAACGGTAGAGTCTTCCCCGACCCGGAGCCGCCAACGGAAGGTGCCACCCACGTGCTGCGGGGCGGCAGCTTCCTCTCCGACGTGAAGAACGCCACCTGGTTCACGCACGCCGGAGGTCCTGGTAACGGCTTCGACGTCGGTCTCCGCCTCGTCCGCGAGGCCCACTGA